Proteins found in one Paenibacillus borealis genomic segment:
- the nifK gene encoding nitrogenase molybdenum-iron protein subunit beta: MSKDELNIKDNTSLFKEERYVQQRENKKQFEAPCSEQETAEALAYSKSAEYMEKNFNRQNVVINPHKACQPLGSVMAALGFEKTLPFVHGSQGCNAYFRSHLSRHFKEPTPSVSTSMTEDAAVFGGMNNLIDGLENSVALYKPEMVAICTTCMAEVIGDDLNSFIGNARIKGVISEEYPVAYCNTPSFVGSHITGYDAMIKGILSYLYTRSGIESKPGSGADSGEKLNVLLGFEPYTGNFAELRKILAAFDTKYTILGDHSGNYDSPATGEYEYYYGGTKLEDVPQAANALGTLSLQKYTLKKTQEYISGTWNQQISALSTPLGIKGTDQLLEAISELTGLPVPASLTEERGRVVDALMDSHPYLHGKRVALVGDPDLLIGLIGFCLETGMEPVHIVCSNGDVDYNEVKFKDEAEALLATSPYGSEATVHVGKDLWHMRSLLLNDTVDLAIGSSHLKFAAKDADVPLIRVGFPIFDRHHMHRYPIIGYQGTLNLLSLIVNTILQQLDDNHSGFNFELVR; this comes from the coding sequence ATGAGCAAGGATGAACTGAACATTAAAGATAATACGAGCTTGTTTAAGGAAGAGCGTTATGTTCAGCAGCGGGAGAACAAGAAACAGTTCGAAGCGCCTTGCAGCGAGCAGGAAACTGCTGAAGCACTCGCTTACTCCAAATCCGCTGAATATATGGAGAAGAACTTTAACCGCCAGAATGTGGTCATCAATCCGCACAAAGCCTGCCAGCCGCTGGGTTCCGTAATGGCCGCGCTCGGGTTTGAGAAAACACTGCCGTTTGTACACGGCTCGCAGGGCTGCAACGCCTACTTCCGCAGCCATCTCAGCCGCCACTTCAAAGAACCGACGCCATCCGTTTCCACATCAATGACAGAGGATGCAGCCGTATTCGGCGGAATGAACAACCTGATCGATGGTCTTGAGAACAGTGTCGCGCTGTACAAACCGGAGATGGTTGCGATCTGTACCACCTGTATGGCTGAGGTTATCGGGGACGACCTGAATTCCTTTATCGGCAATGCCCGGATTAAAGGGGTGATCAGTGAAGAATATCCAGTGGCTTACTGCAATACACCGAGCTTCGTCGGTTCACATATCACTGGCTATGACGCCATGATCAAAGGTATTCTGAGCTACCTCTACACCCGTTCGGGAATCGAGAGTAAGCCTGGAAGCGGTGCGGATAGCGGTGAGAAGCTGAATGTTCTGCTTGGCTTTGAGCCATACACCGGTAACTTTGCTGAGCTCCGCAAGATTCTGGCAGCTTTTGATACGAAGTACACCATCCTGGGAGATCACAGCGGGAACTATGACTCACCTGCCACAGGAGAATACGAGTATTACTATGGCGGCACGAAGCTTGAGGATGTTCCGCAGGCAGCCAATGCACTGGGAACCCTGTCCCTGCAAAAATATACGCTGAAGAAGACGCAGGAATATATCAGTGGCACCTGGAATCAGCAGATTTCTGCATTATCCACGCCGCTTGGGATTAAAGGTACGGATCAATTGCTGGAGGCGATCAGCGAACTGACCGGCCTGCCGGTTCCTGCTTCACTTACTGAAGAACGCGGCCGCGTAGTAGATGCGCTCATGGACAGTCATCCTTACCTGCACGGCAAGCGGGTTGCGCTTGTAGGTGATCCGGATCTGCTGATCGGACTAATCGGCTTCTGCCTGGAAACCGGAATGGAGCCGGTGCATATCGTCTGCTCGAACGGTGATGTCGATTACAATGAAGTGAAGTTCAAGGATGAAGCAGAGGCGCTTCTCGCCACCAGCCCGTACGGCTCAGAAGCAACTGTGCATGTGGGTAAAGATCTGTGGCATATGCGCTCGCTGCTGCTGAATGATACGGTTGATCTGGCCATTGGCAGCTCACATCTGAAATTCGCCGCTAAGGATGCCGATGTACCGCTGATCCGGGTCGGATTCCCGATCTTTGACCGTCATCATATGCACCGTTATCCCATTATCGGGTATCAGGGGACGTTGAATCTGCTTAGCTTGATTGTGAATACAATCCTTCAGCAGCTCGATGATAATCATTCCGGATTTAATTTCGAGCTGGTGCGCTAA
- the nifD gene encoding nitrogenase molybdenum-iron protein alpha chain codes for MGLNIEENKKLVEEVLEAYPKKARKDREKHFQVATDNAIDCGTCAVKSNIKSRPGVMTPRGCAYAGSKGVVWGPIKDMVHISHGPVGCGQYSWGSRRNFANGTLGIDNFTAMQITSDFQETDIVFGGDKKLAVIMREITEMFPLAKGISVQSECPVGLIGDDIEAVSKKMSKELDMPIVPVRCEGFRGVSQSLGHHIANDAIRDFVMGRAELAETGPYDVNIIGDYNIGGDAWASRILLEEMGLRVIAQWSGDGSLNELEVAHKAKLNLIHCHRSMNYMVDHMEKAYGIPWLEYNFFGPTKTYESLRAIAALFDATIQENCEKMIAKYKPVMDAIINKFRPRLENKTVMLMIGGLRSRHTIGAYEDLGMDIVASGYEFAHKDDYEKMLPMLQEGTIIMDDPTAYELEELTQRMNIDLVGSGVKEKYVYHKMGVPFRQMHSWDYSGPYHGFDGFKVFAKDMDMTVNSPVWDLVTRKSKIQPEEASI; via the coding sequence ATGGGACTGAATATCGAAGAAAATAAAAAACTGGTAGAAGAAGTTCTGGAAGCTTATCCGAAAAAAGCGAGGAAAGACCGCGAGAAGCATTTCCAGGTTGCTACCGATAACGCAATAGATTGCGGGACTTGCGCAGTCAAGTCCAACATTAAATCCCGGCCGGGTGTGATGACTCCGCGCGGTTGTGCCTATGCAGGCTCCAAAGGTGTAGTATGGGGGCCGATCAAGGATATGGTTCACATTAGTCATGGACCGGTCGGCTGCGGTCAGTACAGCTGGGGCTCACGCCGTAACTTCGCGAACGGTACGCTGGGCATTGACAACTTTACGGCGATGCAGATCACCAGTGATTTTCAGGAGACGGATATTGTCTTCGGCGGAGATAAGAAGCTGGCCGTAATCATGCGTGAAATCACCGAAATGTTCCCGCTGGCCAAAGGGATCTCGGTTCAATCGGAATGCCCGGTCGGTCTGATCGGCGATGATATTGAAGCGGTATCCAAGAAGATGTCCAAAGAGCTGGATATGCCGATTGTTCCCGTGCGCTGTGAAGGGTTCCGGGGGGTCAGCCAATCGCTGGGCCACCATATCGCGAACGACGCCATCCGCGATTTCGTCATGGGCCGTGCGGAGCTGGCGGAGACCGGCCCGTATGATGTCAACATTATCGGCGACTATAATATCGGCGGTGACGCCTGGGCCTCCCGTATCCTGCTGGAAGAAATGGGCCTGCGCGTGATTGCCCAATGGTCAGGGGACGGCTCCCTCAATGAGCTGGAAGTGGCTCACAAGGCGAAGCTGAACCTGATTCACTGCCACCGTTCAATGAACTACATGGTGGATCATATGGAGAAGGCTTACGGCATTCCCTGGCTGGAATACAACTTCTTCGGGCCAACGAAGACGTATGAGAGCCTGCGGGCGATTGCGGCCCTGTTCGATGCAACCATTCAAGAGAACTGCGAAAAGATGATTGCCAAATATAAGCCGGTGATGGATGCCATTATCAATAAATTCAGACCCCGGCTGGAGAATAAAACCGTCATGCTGATGATCGGCGGACTACGTTCCCGCCATACCATCGGAGCGTATGAGGATCTGGGGATGGATATCGTGGCTTCCGGTTATGAATTCGCCCATAAAGATGACTACGAGAAGATGCTTCCGATGCTGCAGGAAGGAACAATCATTATGGATGACCCTACAGCCTATGAGCTGGAAGAGCTCACCCAGAGAATGAACATTGATCTGGTAGGTTCGGGTGTGAAAGAGAAGTATGTGTATCACAAAATGGGTGTTCCGTTCCGTCAGATGCACTCCTGGGATTACAGCGGTCCGTATCATGGCTTCGACGGATTTAAGGTTTTTGCCAAGGATATGGATATGACGGTGAACAGCCCGGTATGGGATCTGGTCACCCGGAAATCCAAAATCCAGCCAGAGGAGGCGAGCATATGA
- the nifH gene encoding nitrogenase iron protein — MRQIAFYGKGGIGKSTTSQNTLAQLATKFGQRIMIVGCDPKADSTRLILNTKAQNSVLELAAELGSVEDLELEDVLQTGFGDIINVECGGPEPGVGCAGRGIITAINFLEQEGAYQDLDFVSYDVLGDVVCGGFAMPIREGKAQEIYIVCSGEMMAMYAANNIARGILKYATSGGVRLGGLICNSRNTDREDELIMELARRLNTQMIHFVPRDNIVQHAELRRMTVAQYNPTHSQALEYEKLAEKILNNKMLTIPTPISMEELEELLMEFGIIEDEEAAIKKLQASGQ, encoded by the coding sequence ATGAGACAAATAGCTTTCTACGGTAAAGGCGGTATCGGTAAATCGACAACTTCACAAAACACCCTGGCTCAGCTGGCTACTAAATTCGGACAAAGAATCATGATCGTTGGTTGTGACCCTAAGGCAGACTCCACCCGTCTTATATTGAATACGAAAGCCCAGAACTCCGTGCTTGAACTGGCGGCTGAGCTTGGCTCGGTAGAGGATCTTGAGCTTGAAGATGTATTGCAGACAGGTTTCGGTGACATTATCAACGTAGAATGCGGCGGACCTGAACCGGGTGTAGGCTGCGCAGGACGCGGGATCATCACCGCCATTAACTTCCTTGAACAGGAAGGCGCTTATCAGGATCTGGACTTCGTATCCTATGACGTACTTGGTGACGTTGTATGCGGCGGTTTCGCAATGCCAATCCGCGAAGGCAAGGCGCAAGAGATCTACATTGTCTGTTCCGGTGAGATGATGGCGATGTACGCAGCGAACAATATCGCCCGCGGTATCCTGAAGTATGCTACCAGCGGCGGTGTAAGACTGGGCGGCCTGATCTGCAACAGCCGTAACACGGACCGTGAAGATGAGCTGATCATGGAGCTGGCCCGCCGTCTGAACACGCAGATGATCCATTTTGTACCGCGCGATAACATCGTTCAGCACGCCGAGCTGCGCAGAATGACCGTTGCCCAATATAACCCTACCCACTCGCAAGCCCTGGAATATGAGAAGCTGGCTGAGAAAATCCTTAACAACAAAATGCTGACCATCCCTACTCCGATCTCGATGGAAGAGCTGGAAGAGCTGCTGATGGAATTCGGCATCATCGAAGATGAAGAAGCTGCGATCAAGAAGCTGCAGGCTTCCGGTCAATAA